A single window of uncultured Methanospirillum sp. DNA harbors:
- a CDS encoding ABC transporter permease has translation MRTYILVRVLQTIPVLIGISFVVFALLLFSPGDPAVINLRAIMNTEHPPDEAVAAMRIEMNLDKPWYIQYWSWLSRVSGGDLGYSYQSRRSTIEEVGNAFPATFLLSTLAMFFSCIIAIPLGIFSGMRQNSSIDHITRAISIIGLSIPDFFIGIIGIMVFAVYLNWVPVAGYEGFEYLILPAIALAVGMCTITMRLMRTSMAEVLEEDYIRTAKSKGISNRLVIQRHALKNAIIPVITYLGTQYGWLFGGSMIIESLFAIPGLGRLFVESASTRDIMVLQGCVLVFALVFVFLNLGVDILQYILDPRVRPEYE, from the coding sequence ATGCGAACATACATTCTCGTTCGAGTATTACAGACAATTCCAGTTTTAATTGGAATTTCATTTGTGGTTTTTGCTCTTCTTCTTTTTTCTCCCGGAGATCCGGCAGTTATCAACCTCCGGGCAATTATGAATACCGAACATCCTCCTGACGAAGCTGTCGCTGCCATGAGGATCGAGATGAATCTGGATAAACCATGGTATATCCAGTATTGGTCCTGGCTTTCACGCGTTTCAGGAGGCGATCTGGGGTATTCGTATCAAAGTCGGAGAAGTACTATTGAAGAGGTTGGCAATGCATTTCCGGCAACATTCCTCCTTTCTACTCTTGCAATGTTTTTTTCCTGTATCATTGCAATTCCGCTTGGAATCTTCTCTGGAATGCGACAAAACTCAAGTATTGATCACATAACCCGGGCAATATCCATTATTGGTCTGTCAATACCTGATTTTTTCATAGGAATTATCGGGATTATGGTATTTGCTGTTTACCTGAACTGGGTTCCTGTTGCAGGATATGAAGGATTTGAATACCTTATTCTTCCTGCAATTGCCCTCGCAGTTGGAATGTGTACAATTACAATGCGTCTGATGAGAACCAGCATGGCTGAAGTACTTGAAGAGGATTATATCAGAACTGCAAAATCTAAAGGAATTTCTAATCGTCTCGTTATACAGCGGCATGCATTGAAAAACGCCATTATTCCAGTCATCACCTATCTGGGCACACAGTACGGGTGGCTATTTGGAGGTTCTATGATCATCGAGTCGTTATTCGCGATTCCCGGACTTGGAAGACTTTTTGTCGAATCTGCCTCAACCAGGGATATTATGGTTCTTCAGGGTTGTGTTCTTGTTTTTGCGTTGGTATTTGTCTTTCTCAATCTTGGTGTTGACATCTTGCAGTATATTCTCGATCCACGAGTGAGACCGGAGTATGAATAA
- a CDS encoding ABC transporter substrate-binding protein: MANLLTFFCLVLLLFCNAIALADGGGKTLDIAAPWDAKTTDPHVNGAIAQRMGVTETLIDINDKALISPGLATSWDVSGDQKTWTFHLRDGVKFHDGTPFTAKAMKKSLEDSLKKSKTFASVPIQEIQAVDDKTLNIVLSSSFPSLPAYMAKGESAALSEATIDQGDISTPYSTGPFKFSSFTPKEKYVTVKNPDYWGKIPSVDEVVYHVVPEPATRSMMLKGGDVQIAQILSPDITEEYKSSGTFTVNTEPISRVRVLSYNCESGPFADAAVRKAMNYAINRQDLVNYVLEGVGDPATSLFPPSFYWGNKNIQAYPYDPDKAKSMLAEAGWKDSNNDGILDKDGEKLSVTLVTYPERAELPPMAEIIQDEVKKIGIDVQVKSVDIDTSESLKNSGDFDMYLGGRSLMNAPDPDWVLMADYHSSGTFNNGYGPYHWKSEKLDSLLGEARSLTDQEARKKIYDQAQEIINDEAPVSLLSYYVNQDVTSNNVKGYRMHPTEFAFHLEDVSLS; encoded by the coding sequence ATGGCTAACCTTCTGACCTTCTTTTGTTTGGTCCTTCTTCTCTTCTGCAACGCAATAGCACTTGCAGATGGAGGAGGAAAAACACTTGACATTGCAGCCCCATGGGATGCAAAAACCACTGATCCTCATGTTAACGGGGCTATTGCCCAGCGTATGGGTGTGACCGAGACACTCATCGACATTAATGATAAAGCTCTCATTTCACCCGGACTTGCCACATCATGGGATGTTTCAGGCGATCAGAAGACATGGACGTTCCATCTGCGAGATGGAGTAAAATTTCATGATGGAACCCCTTTTACAGCCAAGGCAATGAAAAAGTCTCTTGAAGATTCCCTTAAGAAGTCCAAGACATTTGCAAGTGTTCCTATCCAGGAGATCCAGGCAGTTGATGACAAGACCCTGAACATTGTACTGAGTTCGTCTTTTCCATCTTTGCCTGCATATATGGCAAAAGGAGAGAGCGCTGCACTATCAGAGGCTACTATCGATCAAGGGGATATCTCAACCCCGTACTCGACCGGTCCATTTAAATTCAGTTCATTCACTCCGAAGGAGAAGTACGTAACCGTAAAAAACCCTGATTACTGGGGAAAAATCCCATCAGTCGATGAGGTCGTCTATCACGTTGTCCCTGAACCAGCGACCAGGTCGATGATGCTCAAAGGAGGAGACGTTCAGATCGCCCAGATTCTCTCTCCTGATATCACTGAAGAGTACAAGTCTTCAGGCACATTTACTGTTAATACTGAACCGATCTCGCGAGTCAGGGTTCTCTCATACAACTGTGAATCCGGTCCATTTGCAGATGCAGCCGTTCGTAAGGCGATGAATTATGCGATCAACCGTCAGGATCTTGTCAACTATGTTCTCGAAGGAGTCGGAGATCCGGCAACAAGCCTCTTCCCGCCATCTTTCTATTGGGGTAACAAGAACATTCAGGCATACCCCTATGATCCGGACAAAGCCAAATCCATGCTTGCCGAGGCTGGCTGGAAAGACAGTAACAACGATGGTATTCTGGATAAAGACGGAGAGAAGTTATCTGTAACGCTGGTAACCTACCCAGAGCGTGCCGAGCTTCCGCCGATGGCTGAGATCATACAGGATGAGGTAAAGAAGATCGGAATAGATGTTCAGGTTAAGTCGGTAGATATCGATACCTCTGAAAGTCTGAAGAACAGTGGTGACTTTGATATGTATCTTGGTGGACGATCTCTCATGAATGCCCCGGATCCTGACTGGGTGTTGATGGCAGATTATCACTCGTCCGGGACATTCAACAACGGATATGGGCCATACCACTGGAAAAGTGAGAAACTTGACAGTCTGCTTGGTGAAGCCCGATCACTTACCGACCAGGAAGCACGAAAGAAGATCTATGATCAGGCCCAGGAGATTATCAATGATGAAGCCCCGGTTTCATTATTAAGTTATTATGTAAACCAGGATGTCACATCAAACAACGTGAAGGGATACCGGATGCATCCGACAGAGTTTGCCTTCCATCTGGAAGATGTCTCCCTGTCATGA